A single region of the Pseudomonas sp. B21-023 genome encodes:
- a CDS encoding ABC transporter permease: MYLLRLALASLANRRFTALLTAFAIALSVCLLLAVERVRTEARASFASTISGTDLIVGARSGSVNLLLYSVFRIGNATNNIRWDSYEHYAKDPRVKWAIPISLGDSHRGYRVMGTSADYFSHYQFGRRQHLALDQGRAFADDPFEVVLGAEVAEALHYKLGDKLVLAHGVAAISLVKHDDKPFTVVGVLQRTGTPVDRTLHISLAGMEAIHIDWHNGVPARGAGRISAEQARAMDLQPTAITAFMLGLNSKIATFSLQREINEYRAEPLLAILPGVALQELWSLMGTAEQALFVVSLFVVLTGLIGMLTAILTSLNERRREMAILRSVGARPWHIAGLLVLEALALALSGIAAGLGLLYAGIALAQGYVQANYGLYLPLAWPSAHEWTLLAIILGAALLMGSVPAWRAYRQSLADGLSIHL, encoded by the coding sequence CGCGCCAGTTTCGCCAGCACCATCAGCGGCACCGACCTGATCGTCGGTGCCCGTTCGGGGTCGGTGAATCTGCTGCTGTACTCGGTGTTCCGCATCGGCAATGCCACCAACAACATCCGCTGGGACAGCTACGAGCATTACGCCAAGGATCCACGGGTGAAGTGGGCGATCCCGATTTCACTGGGCGACTCGCACCGTGGCTACCGGGTGATGGGCACCAGCGCCGACTACTTCAGCCATTACCAGTTCGGTCGCCGCCAGCACCTGGCACTCGACCAGGGCCGGGCGTTCGCCGACGATCCGTTCGAAGTGGTGCTGGGCGCCGAAGTCGCCGAGGCCTTGCACTACAAACTGGGTGACAAGCTGGTACTGGCGCACGGCGTGGCCGCCATCAGCCTGGTCAAGCACGACGACAAGCCCTTCACCGTGGTCGGCGTGCTCCAACGCACCGGCACCCCGGTGGACCGCACCCTGCACATCAGCCTGGCAGGGATGGAAGCGATCCACATCGACTGGCACAACGGCGTCCCGGCCCGTGGCGCCGGGCGCATCAGTGCCGAGCAGGCCCGCGCCATGGACCTACAGCCCACCGCCATCACCGCCTTCATGCTCGGGCTCAACAGCAAGATCGCCACGTTCAGCTTGCAGCGCGAGATCAACGAGTACCGTGCCGAGCCCCTGCTGGCGATCCTGCCCGGCGTGGCCCTGCAGGAGCTGTGGAGCCTGATGGGCACGGCCGAGCAGGCATTGTTCGTGGTGTCGCTGTTCGTTGTGCTCACCGGTCTGATCGGCATGCTCACGGCCATCCTCACCAGCCTCAATGAGCGCCGCCGGGAGATGGCCATCCTGCGTTCGGTCGGTGCCCGTCCCTGGCATATCGCCGGGCTGCTGGTGCTCGAGGCACTGGCCCTGGCATTGTCGGGCATCGCCGCCGGGCTTGGCTTGCTGTATGCCGGCATTGCCCTGGCGCAGGGCTATGTGCAGGCCAACTACGGGCTGTACCTGCCATTGGCCTGGCCAAGCGCCCATGAGTGGACGCTGCTGGCTATCATCCTTGGCGCGGCGCTGCTGATGGGCAGCGTGCCAGCCTGGCGTGCCTACCGGCAGTCGCTGGCCGATGGCCTGTCGATTCATCTTTGA
- a CDS encoding DUF3299 domain-containing protein produces the protein MTATSMDNRQAPTAWLYLLLAVVLLASTVCAAEPRELDWPALIPEGAPIIPPQLTPLHDLSQISDALAAETAPAARQQAPNAPVVKALDGQPVKIPGYIVPLEVSDEGRTTEFLLVPYYGACIHVPPPPSNQIVHIFSEMGVRIEDLYQPYWIEGTMQVKASSSELADAGYQMEAEKIYAYELK, from the coding sequence ATGACCGCGACGTCCATGGACAACAGGCAGGCCCCCACTGCTTGGCTTTACCTGTTACTGGCAGTGGTTTTGCTGGCATCCACGGTGTGTGCCGCCGAACCTCGTGAACTGGACTGGCCCGCGCTGATCCCCGAGGGCGCGCCGATCATCCCGCCGCAGCTGACGCCGCTGCACGACCTGTCGCAGATCAGCGACGCGCTGGCTGCCGAGACCGCCCCCGCCGCGCGCCAGCAGGCACCAAACGCACCAGTGGTGAAGGCCTTGGACGGCCAGCCCGTGAAGATCCCCGGCTACATCGTGCCGCTGGAGGTCAGCGACGAAGGCCGCACCACCGAGTTCCTCCTGGTGCCCTACTACGGCGCCTGCATCCACGTGCCACCGCCACCCTCGAACCAGATCGTGCACATCTTCAGCGAGATGGGCGTGCGTATCGAAGACCTCTATCAACCCTACTGGATCGAAGGCACGATGCAGGTCAAGGCGTCCAGCAGCGAGCTAGCCGATGCGGGCTACCAGATGGAAGCCGAGAAAATCTACGCTTATGAGCTGAAGTGA
- a CDS encoding OmpW family protein, whose translation MNKSLLSASLVALALAAPVAHAHQAGDFILRAGAITTAPNESSGDIKLDGAKVSGTKATLDSDTQLGLAFAYMLTDHIGLELLAATPFQHKVGVKGLGPGLDGKLADIKQLPPTLSLQYYPMEPSSKFQPYAGVGINYTMFFDEDLSSNRKAQGFSNMKLKDSVGIAGQLGMDYMLTDNLLLNAAVWYVDIDTKASIDGPSALGVGKTKVDVDVDPWVYMVGIGYKF comes from the coding sequence ATGAACAAGTCCTTGCTCAGTGCCTCGCTCGTCGCGTTGGCGCTCGCAGCCCCTGTTGCCCACGCCCACCAGGCGGGGGATTTCATCCTCCGCGCCGGCGCCATCACCACCGCGCCGAACGAAAGCAGCGGTGACATCAAGCTCGATGGCGCCAAAGTCTCGGGCACCAAGGCGACCCTGGACAGCGACACCCAGCTGGGCCTGGCCTTCGCCTACATGCTCACCGACCACATCGGCCTGGAACTGCTGGCCGCCACGCCATTCCAGCACAAAGTCGGCGTCAAGGGCCTCGGCCCAGGCCTGGATGGCAAGCTGGCCGACATCAAGCAGTTGCCTCCGACCCTGTCGCTGCAGTACTACCCGATGGAGCCAAGCTCCAAATTCCAGCCCTACGCTGGCGTGGGCATCAACTACACGATGTTCTTCGATGAAGACCTGAGCAGCAACCGCAAGGCCCAGGGCTTCAGCAACATGAAGCTGAAGGACTCGGTAGGCATCGCCGGCCAACTGGGCATGGACTACATGCTCACCGACAACCTGCTGCTCAACGCCGCGGTCTGGTACGTCGACATCGACACCAAGGCCAGCATCGATGGCCCGAGCGCCCTGGGCGTCGGCAAGACCAAGGTCGACGTGGACGTCGATCCATGGGTCTACATGGTCGGCATCGGCTACAAGTTCTGA
- a CDS encoding MFS transporter, which translates to MMPPLTRGLTLLLATACALAVATVYLAQPLLEAMAASLGVSAARAGLVVGMTQAGYALGLLLIVPLGDLVDRRRLIVGQLLASAGALLAVAFAVDWAMLLAAMAMVGLAAVVVQVMVAHAATLATPAQQGQAVGTVTSGVVLGILSARLVSGALADLLGWHGVYVVAAGLALAMALLLAWRLPAVKPQGPRQRYRVLLVSVLRLYRHDRLLRQRGVFAVLVFAAFSVLWSAMVLPLSAAPLALDHTQVGLFGLAGVAGALAASRAGRLADQGHGRRVSGWALGLLTLSWLPSAYLEQSLLALVIGVLMLDLAVQAVHVTNQSLLLAGRGEMASRLIGAYMCCYSVGSGVGAVVATWVYGQWGWVAVCGVGAGISAVAWGYWGYLWWGEAARGKPAPEGTGLPADQNL; encoded by the coding sequence CTGATGCCACCGCTCACTCGCGGATTGACGCTGTTGTTGGCTACCGCCTGCGCCCTGGCCGTGGCCACGGTGTACCTCGCCCAGCCGCTGCTCGAGGCCATGGCCGCGAGCCTCGGCGTAAGCGCTGCGCGCGCCGGCCTGGTGGTGGGCATGACCCAGGCCGGCTATGCCTTGGGTCTGTTGCTGATCGTGCCGCTGGGCGACCTGGTTGATCGTCGCCGGCTGATTGTCGGCCAGTTGCTGGCATCGGCCGGCGCGCTGTTGGCCGTGGCGTTTGCCGTGGACTGGGCCATGCTGCTGGCGGCGATGGCCATGGTCGGCCTGGCTGCGGTGGTGGTGCAGGTGATGGTCGCGCATGCCGCCACACTGGCCACGCCAGCTCAGCAGGGGCAGGCGGTGGGGACTGTCACCAGTGGCGTGGTGCTGGGGATACTGTCAGCGCGCTTGGTCTCGGGTGCACTGGCTGACCTGCTGGGCTGGCACGGCGTATACGTCGTGGCGGCGGGGCTGGCGTTGGCCATGGCGTTGTTGCTGGCCTGGCGCTTGCCTGCTGTCAAGCCGCAGGGGCCGAGGCAGCGCTATCGGGTACTGTTGGTTTCAGTGCTGCGCTTGTACCGGCATGACCGTCTGCTACGTCAGCGCGGTGTGTTTGCGGTGCTGGTCTTCGCGGCGTTCAGCGTGCTGTGGAGCGCGATGGTGTTGCCCCTGAGCGCCGCGCCCCTGGCTCTGGACCATACACAGGTCGGGCTGTTCGGCCTGGCCGGCGTGGCTGGCGCGCTGGCGGCGTCGCGTGCCGGGCGCCTGGCGGATCAAGGGCATGGCCGGCGGGTGAGCGGATGGGCGCTCGGGCTGTTGACGCTGTCATGGCTGCCCAGCGCCTACCTGGAGCAGTCACTGCTGGCGCTGGTGATCGGCGTGCTGATGCTGGACCTGGCCGTGCAGGCGGTGCATGTGACCAACCAGAGCCTGTTGCTGGCGGGACGTGGCGAGATGGCCAGCCGGCTGATCGGCGCCTACATGTGCTGCTACTCGGTCGGCAGCGGGGTGGGGGCGGTCGTGGCAACCTGGGTGTACGGGCAGTGGGGCTGGGTGGCGGTGTGCGGGGTGGGGGCGGGGATAAGCGCGGTTGCCTGGGGCTACTGGGGGTACCTGTGGTGGGGCGAGGCGGCGCGGGGCAAGCCCGCTCCAGAAGGAACGGGCTTGCCTGCGGATCAGAACTTGTAG
- a CDS encoding helix-turn-helix domain-containing protein → MLDENNQQCPVARALEVLGERWALMILRDAFDGPCRFSELQKNLGLAKNILASRLKLLVEAGLLAQQPASDGSAYKEYALTEKGRSVFPIVIGLRQWGERYLFTAGESRSQLVDDRGQGLETLQVRARDGRVLGPEDCRRRVVRHS, encoded by the coding sequence ATGCTCGACGAGAACAACCAGCAATGCCCAGTGGCCCGCGCCCTGGAGGTGCTCGGCGAGCGCTGGGCGCTGATGATCCTGCGCGATGCCTTCGATGGCCCGTGCCGCTTCAGCGAATTGCAGAAAAACCTCGGGCTGGCGAAGAACATCCTCGCTTCGCGCCTGAAACTGCTGGTGGAGGCCGGGCTGCTGGCACAGCAGCCTGCGTCCGATGGCAGTGCCTACAAGGAATATGCGCTGACGGAAAAGGGCCGTTCGGTGTTTCCGATCGTGATCGGCTTGCGCCAATGGGGGGAGCGCTACCTGTTCACGGCGGGAGAGTCACGCTCGCAGCTGGTCGACGATCGCGGCCAGGGTCTGGAGACGTTGCAGGTGCGGGCGCGGGACGGGCGGGTGCTGGGGCCGGAGGATTGCCGGCGGCGGGTGGTCCGTCATTCGTGA
- a CDS encoding NAD-dependent epimerase/dehydratase family protein yields the protein MADAPILITGGAGFIGSHLCDALLEKGYAVRILDDLSTGKRDNLQLGHPRLELLEGDVADAALVARAASGCQAVVHLAAVASVQASVEDPVKTHQSNFIGTLNVCEAMRLNGIRRVLFASSAAVYGNNGEGQSIAEDTPKAPLTPYAVDKLASEQYLDFYRRQHGLEPVVFRFFNIFGPRQDPSSPYSGVISIFCERATSGKPITVFGDGEQTRDFLFVGDLVQVMVQALEQQAVEEGAVNIGLNQATSLNQLLKALEQVVGGLPAISYGQARSGDIRHSRADNSRLLARFAFPEPTPFVEGLARLLGKA from the coding sequence ATGGCTGACGCCCCCATCCTGATCACCGGCGGTGCCGGCTTCATTGGCTCGCACCTGTGCGATGCGTTGCTGGAGAAAGGCTACGCGGTGCGTATCCTCGACGACCTGTCGACCGGCAAGCGCGACAACCTGCAGCTTGGCCACCCGCGCCTGGAACTGCTCGAGGGCGATGTCGCCGATGCCGCGCTGGTAGCCCGTGCCGCCAGTGGCTGCCAGGCGGTGGTGCACCTGGCCGCGGTGGCCTCGGTGCAAGCTTCGGTGGAAGACCCGGTGAAGACCCACCAGAGCAACTTCATCGGCACGCTGAACGTGTGCGAGGCGATGCGCCTGAACGGCATCCGCCGCGTGCTGTTCGCTTCCAGCGCGGCGGTGTACGGCAACAACGGCGAAGGCCAGTCGATTGCCGAAGACACCCCCAAGGCGCCGCTGACCCCCTACGCGGTGGACAAGCTGGCCAGCGAGCAGTACCTGGACTTCTACCGCCGCCAGCACGGGCTGGAGCCGGTGGTGTTCCGCTTCTTCAATATCTTCGGGCCACGCCAGGACCCTTCTTCGCCGTATTCAGGCGTGATCAGCATCTTCTGCGAGCGCGCCACCAGTGGCAAACCGATCACGGTGTTCGGTGATGGCGAGCAGACCCGCGACTTCCTGTTTGTCGGTGACCTGGTCCAGGTAATGGTGCAGGCGCTTGAGCAGCAGGCGGTGGAAGAGGGTGCGGTGAACATCGGCCTGAACCAGGCGACCTCGCTGAACCAGTTGCTCAAGGCGCTGGAACAGGTGGTGGGCGGTTTGCCTGCAATCAGCTACGGCCAGGCACGGTCGGGGGACATCCGCCATTCGCGGGCGGACAACTCGCGTTTGCTGGCACGTTTCGCATTTCCCGAGCCAACGCCGTTTGTCGAAGGCCTGGCTCGCTTGCTCGGCAAAGCTTGA
- a CDS encoding sugar nucleotide-binding protein — protein sequence MRMRLMLLGGGNALGQALIRLGAEEDIAFLAPRPPENGWDPASLTLLLDEQRPHTVINLAYYFDWFQAESVSEQRLAQQERAVERLAELCQHHEMILVQPSSYRVFDGSRATAYSEKDEPVPLGLRGQALWRIEQSVRATCPQHVLLRFGWLLDESLDGALGRFLTRAEQPQELLLADDRRGNPTPVDDAARVILSVLKQLDCQAPLWGTYHYAGNEATTPLVLGQAILTEATQWRKLAVQAPTAQAHAARPDASEEPQHAVLACKKILHTFGIKPRAWRAGLPPLLDRFYRHG from the coding sequence ATGCGTATGCGCCTGATGCTGTTGGGTGGTGGCAATGCCCTCGGGCAAGCGCTGATTCGTCTCGGGGCCGAGGAAGATATCGCTTTCCTGGCGCCTCGCCCTCCGGAAAACGGCTGGGATCCGGCCAGCCTGACCCTGCTGCTCGACGAGCAGCGCCCGCACACCGTGATCAACCTGGCCTACTACTTTGACTGGTTCCAGGCCGAGTCGGTCAGCGAGCAACGCCTGGCCCAGCAGGAGCGGGCGGTGGAGCGGCTCGCCGAGTTGTGCCAGCACCACGAGATGATCCTGGTGCAGCCGTCCAGCTACCGGGTGTTCGATGGCTCGCGCGCCACCGCCTACAGCGAGAAGGACGAACCGGTGCCGCTCGGCCTGCGTGGCCAGGCGCTGTGGCGCATCGAGCAGAGCGTGCGCGCCACCTGCCCGCAGCATGTGCTGCTGCGTTTCGGCTGGCTGCTGGATGAAAGCCTCGATGGCGCGCTCGGGCGTTTCCTGACCCGTGCCGAGCAGCCCCAGGAGTTGCTGCTGGCCGATGACCGCCGCGGCAACCCGACACCGGTGGACGACGCGGCACGGGTGATCCTCTCGGTGCTCAAGCAGCTCGATTGCCAGGCGCCGCTGTGGGGGACCTACCACTACGCCGGCAACGAGGCCACCACGCCGCTGGTGCTCGGCCAGGCGATCCTTACCGAGGCCACCCAGTGGCGCAAGCTGGCCGTGCAGGCGCCCACCGCCCAGGCCCACGCCGCCCGCCCGGATGCCAGCGAGGAGCCGCAACACGCGGTACTGGCCTGCAAGAAGATCCTTCATACCTTCGGCATCAAGCCACGCGCCTGGCGCGCCGGCTTGCCGCCCTTACTGGACCGATTCTACCGACATGGCTGA
- a CDS encoding alpha/beta hydrolase, with protein sequence MDAEPNTALRARWQYDEPAPGPERFIDEAFDGYRQQARLLLPAHECAPTVFVVGGARSDFTRLNPLLYRLQQQGIGSLTGNLSGHSLASEPGAKDASLASNLQEALRFHQHLDARSDTLVGHSLGAAIALKLAAQRPNVRKLVLICPAVYPDAAHVAPFGPAFSEAIRKPYAFLDCDSYAFLRQFQGRVLLVIGEYDGLNSKVHGQGPGTSAGTRRLAGVERYSPIPEEVTHALLRSVPAPHVECLMLTDCDHGIAAHLRDRPQVADQVADAVAAFILD encoded by the coding sequence ATGGATGCCGAGCCGAACACCGCGCTGCGCGCCAGATGGCAATACGACGAACCCGCTCCCGGCCCGGAACGCTTCATCGACGAGGCTTTCGACGGCTATCGGCAACAGGCTCGCCTGCTGCTCCCGGCACATGAGTGCGCCCCCACGGTCTTCGTGGTCGGCGGCGCCCGCTCCGATTTCACCCGCCTGAACCCTTTGCTCTATCGCCTGCAACAGCAGGGGATCGGTTCGCTGACCGGCAACCTCTCCGGCCACAGCCTGGCCAGCGAGCCTGGTGCAAAGGACGCGTCGTTGGCCAGCAATCTGCAGGAAGCCCTGCGCTTCCACCAGCATCTGGACGCGCGCAGCGACACCCTGGTCGGCCACAGCCTGGGCGCCGCCATCGCCCTCAAGCTGGCCGCCCAGCGCCCCAACGTGCGCAAGCTGGTGCTGATCTGCCCGGCGGTCTATCCCGATGCGGCCCATGTCGCCCCCTTCGGTCCGGCCTTCAGCGAAGCGATCCGCAAGCCTTATGCGTTCCTCGATTGCGACAGCTACGCCTTCCTGCGCCAGTTCCAGGGCCGGGTGCTGCTGGTAATCGGCGAATATGACGGGCTCAACTCCAAGGTGCACGGCCAGGGCCCCGGCACCTCGGCCGGCACCCGGCGCCTGGCGGGAGTCGAGCGCTACAGTCCGATCCCCGAGGAGGTCACCCACGCCTTGCTGCGTTCGGTGCCGGCGCCCCATGTGGAATGCCTGATGCTCACCGACTGCGACCACGGCATCGCCGCGCACCTGCGTGACCGGCCACAGGTGGCGGATCAGGTGGCCGACGCGGTGGCGGCGTTCATTCTCGATTGA
- a CDS encoding helix-turn-helix transcriptional regulator: protein MGDHFAINLKLACSHYRSISEVCRQLSINRAQFNKYLSGQSRPTAYNLKRIGDFFGVEDYELGLPPEQFARLIGARNQQQPVGPQDDPISELFKPLHKEAGNLSRYCGYYFEYSNCMSVPGSILVSLVHLWEERGSFLFERQERQERSSGLDRHAEVRCRYLGAAFQLQDRMFLIDYESLTLNEMSQTVLIPSFKSRISRLNGLKTGVSSGDRRNPACTRVVWEYLGEEINRINAFRQIKLYRPDDPRIDDDIRDRLSAGMISNGLFEIE from the coding sequence ATGGGCGATCATTTCGCTATCAACCTCAAATTGGCCTGCAGCCATTACCGCTCTATCTCCGAGGTTTGCCGGCAGCTGTCGATCAACCGGGCGCAGTTCAACAAGTACCTGAGCGGCCAGAGCCGCCCGACGGCCTACAACCTCAAGCGCATCGGCGACTTCTTCGGCGTGGAGGACTACGAGCTGGGCCTACCGCCCGAGCAGTTCGCCCGCCTGATCGGCGCACGTAACCAGCAGCAGCCTGTCGGCCCCCAGGATGACCCCATCAGCGAGCTGTTCAAGCCTCTGCATAAAGAAGCCGGCAACCTCTCGCGTTATTGCGGTTACTACTTCGAATATTCCAACTGCATGTCGGTGCCCGGTTCGATCCTGGTGTCGCTGGTGCACCTGTGGGAGGAGCGCGGCAGTTTCCTGTTCGAGCGCCAGGAGCGTCAGGAACGCAGCAGCGGCCTCGACCGGCATGCCGAGGTGCGCTGCCGCTACCTGGGCGCGGCGTTCCAGTTGCAGGACCGGATGTTCCTGATCGACTACGAGTCGCTGACCCTCAACGAAATGAGCCAGACCGTGCTCATCCCCAGTTTCAAGAGCCGTATCAGCCGCCTGAACGGTCTCAAGACCGGGGTTTCCAGCGGTGACCGGCGCAACCCGGCCTGCACCCGGGTGGTGTGGGAGTACCTGGGCGAGGAGATCAACCGCATCAACGCCTTCCGGCAGATCAAGCTGTACCGCCCGGACGATCCGCGCATCGACGACGATATCCGCGACCGCCTCAGTGCAGGGATGATCAGCAACGGGTTGTTCGAGATCGAGTAG
- a CDS encoding sodium:alanine symporter family protein translates to MLEALNDFLSGKLLIVLIVGLGGYFTIRSRFVQFRHFGHMFGVFKESLRGQAGQLSSFQALMLSLAGRVGAGNIAGVGIAVTLGGPGAVFWMWVTALVGMSSSFFECTLAQVYKRADGDGLYRGGPAYYIQHGLKLKSMAIVFSILLLVTYGFAFIGLQSYTVTHSLQNAFAFDPKQTGIVLAVLLAITFIGGIKRIAAVSDLLVPVKTLAYIGVTLYVIGTQIEHVPAMLETIFKSAFGLDPAFGGLLGSAIVMGVKRGVFANEAGLGSAPNVAAVAAVKHPGAQGVVQAFSVFLDTFVICTCTALLILLSGFYTPGFEGDGIVLTQNSLAAVVGDWGRIFVSVALSLFVFTCILYNYYLGENSLQFLSRNRAVLMTFRGLVLALVVWGSTQDLSTVFAFADITMTCLAFVNLIALAMLFKVGLRVMRDYDAQRKAGIKQPVFDSSKFADLDLDRAAWPANPQAETAADKAAAPAPAQH, encoded by the coding sequence ATGCTCGAAGCACTCAACGATTTCCTTTCGGGGAAACTCCTCATCGTGCTGATCGTCGGACTCGGCGGTTACTTCACCATCCGCTCGCGGTTCGTCCAGTTCCGCCACTTCGGCCACATGTTCGGCGTCTTCAAGGAATCCCTTCGCGGCCAGGCAGGCCAACTGAGCTCGTTCCAGGCCCTGATGCTGAGCCTCGCCGGCCGCGTCGGCGCCGGTAACATCGCCGGTGTCGGTATCGCCGTGACCCTCGGCGGCCCAGGCGCCGTGTTCTGGATGTGGGTCACCGCACTGGTGGGCATGTCCAGCAGCTTCTTCGAATGCACCCTGGCCCAGGTCTACAAGCGCGCCGACGGCGACGGCCTGTACCGCGGCGGCCCGGCGTACTACATCCAGCACGGCCTGAAGCTGAAAAGCATGGCCATCGTGTTCTCGATCCTGCTGCTGGTCACCTACGGCTTCGCCTTCATCGGCCTGCAGTCGTACACCGTGACCCACTCGCTGCAGAACGCCTTCGCCTTCGATCCCAAGCAGACCGGCATCGTCCTCGCCGTGCTGCTGGCCATAACCTTCATCGGCGGCATCAAGCGTATCGCCGCAGTGTCCGACCTGCTGGTACCGGTCAAGACCCTGGCCTACATCGGCGTGACCCTGTACGTGATCGGCACCCAGATCGAACACGTGCCAGCCATGCTGGAAACCATCTTCAAGAGCGCCTTCGGCCTCGACCCGGCGTTCGGCGGCCTGCTCGGCAGCGCCATCGTCATGGGCGTGAAGCGTGGCGTGTTCGCCAACGAAGCGGGCCTGGGCAGCGCGCCGAACGTGGCCGCCGTCGCCGCCGTGAAACACCCGGGCGCCCAAGGCGTGGTCCAGGCCTTCAGCGTGTTCCTCGACACCTTCGTGATCTGCACCTGCACCGCGCTGCTGATCCTGCTGTCGGGCTTCTACACCCCGGGCTTCGAAGGTGACGGCATCGTCCTGACCCAGAACTCGCTGGCCGCCGTGGTCGGTGACTGGGGCCGCATCTTCGTCAGCGTCGCGCTGTCGCTGTTCGTCTTCACCTGCATCCTCTACAACTACTACCTGGGCGAGAACAGCCTGCAGTTCCTCAGCCGCAACCGTGCCGTGCTGATGACCTTCCGTGGCCTGGTGCTGGCACTGGTGGTATGGGGTTCGACCCAGGACCTGTCGACCGTGTTCGCCTTCGCCGACATCACCATGACCTGCCTGGCCTTCGTCAACCTGATCGCCCTGGCCATGCTGTTCAAGGTCGGCCTGCGCGTGATGCGCGACTACGACGCCCAACGCAAGGCGGGCATCAAGCAGCCAGTGTTCGACTCCAGCAAGTTCGCCGACCTGGACCTGGACCGCGCCGCCTGGCCGGCCAACCCGCAGGCTGAAACAGCCGCTGACAAAGCCGCCGCCCCGGCGCCAGCGCAGCACTGA
- a CDS encoding asparaginase: MRAVKNLLVLYTGGTIGMLQTAEGLAPAGGFEARMREHFAACGDAPKVQWALRELNPLIDSANMQQANWLAMRDAIVEAVERDGHDGVLVLHGTDTLAYSAAALSFLLLGLPVPVLLTGSMLPAGAPDSDAWANLVGALNLFENGLEDGVQLYFHGQLLHGCRASKLRSEAFDAFTVLPRHRDGERAPQLPARLDYRQPRQPVRLAVMPVFPGLAAEHLRGLFDSGIQGLVLECYGSGTGPSDDQALLDALHDARQGGVMIVAISQCPEGSVVFDTYAAGSRLRDTGLVSGGGMTREAALGKLFALLGSGLDVQAAEHWFALDLCGERA, translated from the coding sequence ATGCGTGCAGTCAAGAATCTCCTCGTCCTCTACACCGGCGGCACCATCGGCATGCTGCAGACCGCCGAAGGCCTCGCGCCGGCCGGTGGCTTCGAAGCGCGCATGCGCGAACACTTTGCCGCCTGCGGCGATGCGCCAAAGGTGCAATGGGCGCTGCGTGAACTGAACCCGCTGATCGACAGCGCCAACATGCAACAGGCCAACTGGCTGGCGATGCGCGATGCCATCGTCGAGGCGGTCGAGCGCGACGGCCACGACGGCGTGCTGGTGCTGCACGGTACCGACACCCTGGCGTACAGCGCCGCAGCCCTGTCGTTCCTGCTGCTGGGCCTGCCGGTGCCGGTCCTGCTGACCGGTTCCATGCTGCCGGCCGGCGCCCCGGACAGCGATGCCTGGGCCAACCTGGTCGGCGCGCTCAATCTGTTCGAAAACGGCCTGGAAGACGGCGTGCAGCTGTATTTCCATGGCCAGTTGCTGCACGGCTGCCGCGCCTCGAAACTGCGCAGCGAAGCCTTCGACGCCTTCACCGTGCTGCCGCGCCATCGTGATGGCGAGCGTGCCCCGCAACTGCCGGCCCGCCTGGACTACCGCCAGCCACGCCAGCCGGTCAGGTTGGCGGTCATGCCGGTGTTCCCGGGCCTTGCGGCCGAACACCTGCGCGGCCTGTTCGACAGCGGCATCCAGGGCCTGGTGCTGGAGTGCTACGGCAGCGGCACCGGCCCGTCGGATGACCAGGCGCTGCTCGACGCACTGCATGACGCTCGCCAGGGCGGCGTGATGATCGTTGCCATCAGCCAATGCCCGGAAGGCTCGGTGGTGTTCGACACCTATGCCGCCGGCAGCCGCCTGCGCGACACCGGGCTGGTCAGTGGCGGCGGCATGACCCGCGAGGCGGCGCTGGGCAAGCTGTTTGCGTTGCTGGGCTCGGGGCTGGATGTACAGGCGGCGGAGCACTGGTTCGCGCTGGACCTGTGCGGCGAGCGCGCCTGA